Proteins found in one Salminus brasiliensis chromosome 13, fSalBra1.hap2, whole genome shotgun sequence genomic segment:
- the dnaaf4 gene encoding dynein axonemal assembly factor 4: protein MPLLVRDYTWTQTETTVYISVPLKGVKTANVDVLCTDEYLKVSFPPFLFEAFLSEPVDDEKSVAKLGNGAAVFTLPKKTEGRWEQLSRDIDKSKQREIREEAILQIQNKAAETSKARATKIQQENKYTLETMMKLEEEERVRIQRMKDEECARVSVELEAFKEKQRKMAEEEEARRRLQGAPVQNNMHVHHQKEPDKACVTRAAHNSSKTEGQTLGGKKAKRRDPPAPRSAGCIRISFTPRVFPTALRESRVPEEDEWLRKQAEARRMANADLAQLDDLKEEEKNPDWLKDKGDKFFRTGNFQAAVNAYDLAIKLNRRIPALFSNRAACHLKLRNLHKAIEDSSQALELLTPAVADNAAARLKAHVRRGTAFCELELYVEGLQDYQAALKIDPNNQALQADADKIREIVQGTISSS, encoded by the exons ATGCCGCTCCTGGTGAGGGACTACACATGGACACAAACAGAAACGACCGTGTACATCAGCGTACCGCTGAAGGGGGTGAAGACGGCTAACGTAGACGTACTCTGCACGGATGAGTACTTGAAG GTTagtttccctccgtttttgtttgAAGCCTTCCTTTCTGAGCCTGTAGATGATGAGAAAAGTGTGGCTAAACTTGGGAACGGTGCTGCGGTTTTTACACTGCCCAAAAAGACGGAAGGCCGGTGGGAGCAGCTCAGCAGGGATATTG ACAAAAGCAAACAAAGAGAGATTCGAGAAGAGGCCATTCTCCAAATCCAAAACAAGGCTGCGGAAACCTCCAAGGCCAGAGCCACAAAGATTCAGCAGGAAAATAAGTACACGCTGGAGACTATGATGAAG ctggaggaagaggagcgtGTGAGAATTCAGAGGATGAAGGATGAAGAGTGTGCAAGAGTCTCAGTGGAACTGGAGGCCTTTAAAGAGAAGCAGAGAAAAAtggcagaggaagaggaggcccGTCGAAGACTACAGGGAGCCCCTGTGCAGAACAATATGCATGTTCATCACCAGAAGGAGCCTGACAAAGCATGTGTGACGAGAGCTGCACACAACTCCAGCAAAACCGAAg GTCAGACACTCGGTGGGAAAAAGGCTAAACGGAGGGATCCACCTGCTCCCAGGTCAGCAGGCTGCATTAGGATCAGTTTCACTCCGCGTGTTTTCCCCACTGCCCTACGGGAGTCCCGCGTGCCTGAGGAAGATGAG TGGCTGAGGAAGCAGGCGGAGGCCAGGCGGATGGCGAATGCAGATCTTGCTCAGCTGGACGatctgaaggaggaggagaagaaccCTGACTGGCTGAAGGATAAAGGAGA TAAATTTTTCAGGACTGGGAACTTCCAGGCAGCAGTTAATGCCTATGATTTAGCCATTAAACTCAACAGACGCATTCCTGCCCTGTTTTCCAATCGGGCTGCGTGTCATCTGAAGCTGAGAAATCTTCACAAAGCCATTGAGGACAGTTCTCAG gcccTGGAGCTCTTGACCCCAGCTGTTGCTGACAATGCGGCAGCCCGACTGAAGGCCCATGTGAGGAGAGGAACTGCTTTCTGTGAGCTGGAGCTGTATGTGGAAG GGCTTCAGGACTACCAGGCTGCTCTTAAGATTGATCCAAACAACCAGGCTCTACAAGCAGACGCTGACAAGATCCGAGAGATTGTCCAAGGCACCATATCCAGTTCATGA
- the LOC140575379 gene encoding piercer of microtubule wall 2 protein-like has product MSQTEEQQQQGPQETALAPCANPGNPVFSCIIRPKTTSISPWVKPQSPLYRTTASEYGLRAPSFESSPCSYHPVSQAFSQHLGQSGMYRDNSFNTSLDRSRVYDCPNLQNTI; this is encoded by the coding sequence ATGTCCCAAAccgaggagcagcagcagcaggggccGCAAGAAACAGCTCTTGCTCCATGTGCAAACCCGGGCAACCCGGTGTTCTCCTGCATAATAAGGCCAAAGACCACCTCCATTTCTCCATGGGTGAAACCCCAAAGCCCCCTGTACAGAACAACAGCAAGTGAGTATGGACTGAGAGCCCCAAGCTTTGAGTCATCGCCATGTTCCTACCATCCTGTGTCTCAGGCCTTCTCTCAGCACCTCGGCCAAAGTGGGATGTATCGGGACAACTCTTTCAACACCAGCCTGGACCGCAGCAGGGTGTATGACTGCCCCAATCTTCAAAACACCATCTGA